Sequence from the Corallococcus sp. EGB genome:
CACACCACGTCCAGCGGTCCGGCTTCGTGCATGACCCTTCCCCTGGGGACCGCGCCGCCCGTCAGTCCAGGCCCACCTGCGCCATGAACTCCACGCTCTTCAGCTTGCGGCCCACGTGGTGCGCGATGAAGACGTTGAGCAGCCCCCGCGCCCGAGCGCGCAGGTCCGCGGGCAGCGGCGTGCGCTGACCTTCCTGGAGCGAGCGCAAGCCCGCCAGCAGCGCCACCGGCACCGGCACCGAGTCGCGCGCGCGTCCGCCACAGGGCTCGCACACCGCGCCACCATGGCCCTGATCGAACCGGGGCCGCTCGCCGGGCTGGCCGCCACACAGCGAACAGGAGTCGAAGCGCGGCATCAGCCCCGCCTGCGCCAACGCCGCCAGCTCGAACGCGAGCAGCGACGTGGGCCCGGCCTCCTTCGCGTCCAGCCGGTGCAGGTAGCCCTCCGCCAGCTCGAACAGCTCCGGGTGAGGCTCGTGGTCGCGCGTGAGCTCGCGGCACAGCTCCACCGCGTACAGCGCCCGGGCGATGAGCGACAGGTCCTCACGCGCGGCGTAGAAGCCCGCGACGATGTCCGCCGAGTCCAAGCGCACCGTGCTGCCGCGCGTCTCCACGAGCTGGACGCGCAGCCGCATGAACGGCTCCAGCGCCCCCGCGAAACGGCGCTTGCTCTTGCGAGCGCCCGCGGCGAACGCGGTCAGCTTGCCGTGCTCACGTGTGAGCAGCGTCACCAGCCGGTCGGACTCACCATAGTCCACCGTGGACAGCACGAACGCGTCGTCGGCGTACCGCTCCATGATCCCTCGTCAACGCGCGGCGGGGGGCGGGAGCTTCCCGGACAGCACCAGGAACAGGCCCGCGCCCAGGAGCACGATCGCCAGGAGGATGGCCAGGATGAGGTACGCCCGCTTGCGCCGCGCCTTCTCGAGCTGCGCCGGCGAAGGCGCGGGCACCGCCCGGTCCACCTCCTCGTAGCGCAGCGCCGCCTCCTCCGGCGACAGGCCGATGACCTGCGCGTACGCGCGGATGTAGTTCAGCACGAACACGCGCTCGGGCAGACGCTCCACCTGCCCCGCCTCCAGCGCCGCGACGAGGCTGGGGGGAATCTTCGTCTCCCGGGAGACGTCCTCGCGCGACATGCCGCGAAGCTCGCGCTGCTGGCTGAGGTATTTGCCGAAGTCGACGTGGTCCACGGTCTTTCGGGGCCCCCGCGGCTAGAGGTGGTCCAGCAGTGAGCGACAGTGGTCCTTGAGCACCGACTCGTTCGGCTGGGCCTTGGACTCGCAGGTCGCGAACGCCTTCTTCGCCTCCTCGACCCGCCCGAGCTTCGCCTGGCACACGCCTTCGCGCTGGTAGGCCTCCGCCACGTCCGGGCACTTCTCACGGTAGTGGGCAAACTGCCGGCACGCCTCCTCCGTCTTGCCCGTCTCGTCGTAGATGATGCCCAGGTTCTTGTAGCCCAGGCAGAACTCCGGGTTCGTGGTGACGGCGGCCTTGATGTTCTGCACCGCGTTCACCGTGTCGCCCTTCTTGTAGAGCGCCCAGCCCAGGTTCCCCTGCGCGGAGAAGCCGTAGCGGTACTGCATGTCGTTGAGCGACTCCTCGTACAGCTTGATGGCGTCGTCGTAGCGCTCCTGGTCCAGGCGCAGGTTGCCCAGATTGGTGCGCGCGTCGGAGAAGGTCGGCCGCAGCTTCAGCGCCTTCTCGTAGTGCGACGCCGCCTCGTCGAGCCGGCGGAAGGACAAGTGCAGCAGCAGGCCCACCGCGTTGTGGGCCTCCGGGTTGTCCGGGTTCTGCTCCAGCGCCTTCTGGTACTCCGCGAGCGCGTCCTGCACCGCGCCGTGCTGCTGGGCCTGCACGCCCAGGTCGTAGTGGATCTCCGAACTCCGGCGCTCCTTCTCCGTGGGGACGTGCGCGCAGCCCGCCGACGCGAGCGCGAACGCGAGGAAGCAGGAGGAAGTGATGCGGGACATGGGTGCCAATCCAGGGTGGAGGGTCAGAACGCGGCCAGGAAGCGGCCCAGGGTGGTGGCGACGTTGCGCTTCTCTTCGGCGCGGGCCTTCACGGCGGGCACGAGCGTGGGCTCCCGGAAGAACACGGGCAGCGTCTTCAGCCACTCGTCCTGCTGCGCGGGGGCCGCGGAGCGCCAGTTCGCGTTGTCCATCATGAAGCCCAGCGACTCCACGAACGCGAGCGCGTCGTCCTCGTCCTCGCGCAACTCGTCCGCGGACTGGATGCGCCGGCCGGACACGTACACCGCGCAGTCCCCCGCCTCCACCAGGTACAGGTACACGAAGACGCCCGCGCTCTGTCCGCCGCGCAGCCCCACCACGAAGGCCTGCGCGGGCCCGGCCTGCTTGCCGGGAATGGCCACGTGCGGCGTGTTGAGCGACAGGTGCAGCGCGA
This genomic interval carries:
- the recO gene encoding DNA repair protein RecO — its product is MERYADDAFVLSTVDYGESDRLVTLLTREHGKLTAFAAGARKSKRRFAGALEPFMRLRVQLVETRGSTVRLDSADIVAGFYAAREDLSLIARALYAVELCRELTRDHEPHPELFELAEGYLHRLDAKEAGPTSLLAFELAALAQAGLMPRFDSCSLCGGQPGERPRFDQGHGGAVCEPCGGRARDSVPVPVALLAGLRSLQEGQRTPLPADLRARARGLLNVFIAHHVGRKLKSVEFMAQVGLD
- a CDS encoding RodZ family helix-turn-helix domain-containing protein; protein product: MDHVDFGKYLSQQRELRGMSREDVSRETKIPPSLVAALEAGQVERLPERVFVLNYIRAYAQVIGLSPEEAALRYEEVDRAVPAPSPAQLEKARRKRAYLILAILLAIVLLGAGLFLVLSGKLPPPAAR
- the tgl gene encoding social motility TPR repeat lipoprotein Tgl; protein product: MSRITSSCFLAFALASAGCAHVPTEKERRSSEIHYDLGVQAQQHGAVQDALAEYQKALEQNPDNPEAHNAVGLLLHLSFRRLDEAASHYEKALKLRPTFSDARTNLGNLRLDQERYDDAIKLYEESLNDMQYRYGFSAQGNLGWALYKKGDTVNAVQNIKAAVTTNPEFCLGYKNLGIIYDETGKTEEACRQFAHYREKCPDVAEAYQREGVCQAKLGRVEEAKKAFATCESKAQPNESVLKDHCRSLLDHL
- a CDS encoding social motility and stimulation tgl protein, whose protein sequence is MFTIDERYRGLPASRDQVLALHLSLNTPHVAIPGKQAGPAQAFVVGLRGGQSAGVFVYLYLVEAGDCAVYVSGRRIQSADELREDEDDALAFVESLGFMMDNANWRSAAPAQQDEWLKTLPVFFREPTLVPAVKARAEEKRNVATTLGRFLAAF